One genomic window of Bacteroidales bacterium includes the following:
- a CDS encoding YqgE/AlgH family protein, whose amino-acid sequence MEQNNDPFKIEYYHTKLEQGVILVSEPFSKDSYFKRSVILLTEYNEKGSIGFVLNKPVQSPVSEILSDFPEIDADISIGGPVATNTIHFIHTLGDKIQNSYKVFDNLYWGGNLEQLKLLINSGFVKKDNVQFFVGYSGWSPKQLEREISEHYWIVTELDSKKIMTANKDSFWKETLNNLGEKYKIWADAPENPDMN is encoded by the coding sequence ATGGAACAAAATAATGATCCTTTTAAAATAGAATACTATCATACCAAACTTGAACAGGGAGTTATATTGGTATCAGAGCCATTTTCAAAAGATTCATATTTTAAACGTTCTGTAATATTACTTACAGAATATAATGAAAAAGGTTCTATCGGATTTGTATTAAATAAACCCGTGCAATCACCTGTTAGTGAGATATTAAGCGATTTTCCCGAAATAGATGCTGATATTTCTATAGGTGGTCCTGTTGCTACTAATACAATTCATTTTATTCATACTTTAGGTGATAAAATTCAAAATAGTTACAAAGTTTTTGACAATTTATACTGGGGAGGAAATCTCGAACAGCTAAAATTATTAATAAATTCCGGCTTTGTGAAAAAAGATAATGTCCAGTTCTTTGTAGGATATTCAGGTTGGTCTCCCAAACAACTTGAAAGAGAAATATCCGAACATTATTGGATTGTTACAGAATTAGATTCAAAAAAAATAATGACTGCTAACAAAGACAGTTTTTGGAAAGAAACTCTTAACAATTTAGGTGAAAAATATAAAATATGGGCTGATGCACCGGAAAACCCTGATATGAATTGA
- a CDS encoding aminotransferase class IV — MSDRGKYIVFNGEIMLDGSPIINYENRAFKYGDALFETIHASGTNIQFLNNHLQRLKSGMKILKMEIPSTFNEKKLKYIIENLIIKNKFFKGLKVRFTVFRKEGGLYTPESNQISYLIETEKLHDDKYVLNKNGFIIDYYNEIKKTANKLSNLKTANALIYILAGIYKKENNLDDCIIINNNNNCVEAISSNLFLVKENIIYTPSLTDGCVDGIMRKKIINIALSLNYTVFDECSIKPDDILKADEVFITNAIKGIQWVIAFRQRRYFNKTAKVLIQKLNEIAFGL, encoded by the coding sequence GTGTCAGATAGAGGAAAATATATTGTTTTTAATGGAGAAATCATGTTAGATGGTTCACCAATTATTAATTATGAAAACCGTGCTTTCAAGTATGGAGATGCACTATTTGAAACAATTCATGCATCCGGTACGAATATCCAATTCCTTAACAACCATTTACAAAGGCTTAAAAGTGGAATGAAAATTTTAAAGATGGAAATTCCATCTACATTTAACGAAAAAAAATTAAAATACATAATAGAAAATCTAATAATTAAAAATAAGTTTTTTAAAGGTTTAAAAGTCAGATTTACTGTATTTCGGAAAGAAGGTGGTCTTTATACACCAGAATCAAATCAAATCTCATATCTTATAGAAACTGAAAAACTACATGATGATAAATATGTATTGAATAAAAATGGTTTTATTATTGATTATTATAATGAAATAAAAAAAACCGCAAATAAACTGTCAAATTTAAAAACTGCTAATGCACTAATTTATATTCTCGCAGGAATATATAAAAAAGAAAATAATTTAGATGATTGTATAATTATAAACAATAATAACAATTGCGTTGAAGCCATTAGCTCAAACCTGTTTTTAGTAAAAGAAAATATTATATACACACCTTCACTTACCGATGGCTGCGTTGATGGTATTATGAGAAAAAAGATCATTAATATTGCTCTTTCTTTGAATTATACAGTATTTGATGAATGCTCAATTAAACCAGATGATATTTTGAAAGCCGATGAGGTTTTTATTACAAACGCAATTAAAGGTATTCAATGGGTTATTGCTTTCAGGCAAAGAAGATATTTTAATAAAACAGCAAAAGTTTTAATTCAAAAATTAAATGAAATAGCTTTCGGACTTTAG
- a CDS encoding HAD family hydrolase, with the protein MNKAVFFDRDGVINYERGEYTYKLKDFIFNNEVIKNIHRLYSNGFIIIIISNQGGIAKGIYTKNDVEKLNKYINEAFKKNNIELKEIYYCPHHSDIENCLCRKPDSLLLEKAITKYNIEPSASYFIGDSERDIISAKKAGINPIKIIPNENITKYCNLILKKL; encoded by the coding sequence ATGAATAAAGCCGTTTTTTTTGACCGGGATGGAGTAATTAACTATGAGAGAGGTGAATATACATATAAATTAAAGGATTTTATATTCAATAATGAAGTAATTAAAAATATTCACAGATTATATTCAAATGGTTTTATAATAATAATAATTTCAAATCAGGGAGGAATTGCAAAAGGTATTTACACAAAAAATGATGTTGAAAAACTTAATAAATATATTAATGAGGCATTTAAAAAAAACAATATTGAATTAAAAGAGATTTATTATTGTCCACATCATTCAGATATTGAAAATTGTTTATGTAGAAAACCCGACTCATTATTATTAGAAAAAGCAATTACAAAATATAATATTGAACCTTCGGCTTCATATTTTATTGGAGATAGTGAAAGAGATATTATTTCTGCTAAAAAAGCCGGAATAAATCCAATTAAAATAATACCTAATGAAAATATAACAAAATATTGTAATTTAATTCTAAAAAAATTATAA
- a CDS encoding rhomboid family intramembrane serine protease, which produces MLTLIIVITTSIISIIAFNKTDLFNKYQLNPYLIYHKKQYYRLLSHGFLHTGWLHLIVNMLVFYSFGNAVEIYFKRVFIYPNLYFLLLYFGGILISTLTTLIKYKNDHLYNAVGASGAVSAIVFTSIFFNPWNKIYFYGIIGIPGILLGVIYLIYSYYMSKKDIDNINHNAHFIGAVFGLVFPCIIDYNLFWLFINQLFN; this is translated from the coding sequence ATGCTAACATTAATAATTGTAATTACAACTTCAATAATTTCTATTATTGCTTTCAATAAAACAGATTTATTTAATAAATATCAGCTTAATCCATATCTGATATATCATAAAAAGCAATACTACCGTTTATTATCACATGGGTTTTTACATACAGGATGGTTACATCTTATTGTAAATATGCTAGTTTTTTATAGTTTTGGTAATGCTGTTGAAATATATTTTAAACGAGTTTTTATATATCCTAATCTGTATTTTTTATTACTTTATTTTGGCGGCATTTTAATTTCAACTTTAACCACTTTAATAAAATATAAAAACGACCATTTATATAACGCTGTCGGAGCTTCGGGTGCAGTATCTGCTATAGTTTTTACGAGCATATTTTTTAATCCATGGAATAAGATATATTTTTATGGAATAATTGGAATACCCGGAATATTATTAGGAGTTATATATCTGATTTATTCATATTATATGAGCAAAAAAGATATAGATAACATAAATCATAATGCTCATTTTATTGGAGCCGTTTTTGGTTTGGTTTTCCCATGTATTATTGACTATAATCTTTTTTGGTTGTTTATTAATCAATTATTTAATTAG
- a CDS encoding agmatine deiminase family protein, whose translation MRIIFLVFYIIIYVFSVNFLYSQSLPVGMTEYEKEILPEYIKTIKSSKGITTPPVSPVRTPAEWEEMDAIVISWQSYSTVLTEIVRNAREECAVYIVCDDSNSVKTTLSNAGVNLENTFYIEEASNTVWIRDYGPNSVYTNDIDSLLIVDWVYNRPRPDDDAIPSFVADEIGVPLYETIQAPYKLVHTGGNFMSDGFGTGFSSNLILDENSPGGGWGQDLTEAEIDTIMKKFMGINRYIKMTNLPYDGIHHIDMHIKLLDEETLLVGEYPEGVADGPQIEENLEYVLNNFNSVFGTPYKVVRIPMPPDAYGDYPDEYGDYRTYTNSLIINKTVLVPTYEEQYDTTALRIYQEAMPGYNIVGIDCNSTISASGAIHCISHEIGSKNPLLISHQELENVTEGHTPDSIRAKILHRDGIESASIFYKTQTMGEFQEISMVFSDPENNTWAGFISGIDVGSTVNYYIWAKSNTGKTQVRPITAPDGYWTYTLVYNHPPVANAGNNQEVTEGYTVNLNGNGSYDPEGENLTYSWISHEEITLSDTSVVNPGFIACQVSSTTTYFVSLTVSDGVKTSEPDTAFITINPNQPPVANAGINQAITENDTVYLNGNDSYDPEDEDITYSWIVPETINLSDTSIVNPEFIAPEVDISTIFEIILIVNDGNSSSEPDTVFITVNPNQPPVASAGIDQTITENDTVYLNGSNSYDPEGDGITYSWIVPEIINLSDTSVVNPEFIAPEVDISTIFEIILIVNDGNSSSEPDTVLITVNDTVINQAPVANAGNSLTTPEGFLVELDGSLSYDPDGDSITYSWIVPEAINLSDTSVVNPEFIAPEVDISTIFEIILIVNDGNLSSEPDTVLITVNDTVINQAPVADAGNSLTTSEGFQVVLDGSLSYDPDSDSITYLWIAPGEINLSDTTSVSPSFIAPDVDSIKIFFVILTVNDGLLQSEPDTVEITININQLPIANAGNDQIVNEENLVNLNGSESYDPEEKELIFNWSAPEGIILTDDNTSTPSFYAPMVNQDSIIVLKLFVNDGFQNSVTDTILVNIKNITGINSLDISENLIIYPNPNNGNFYIKSLDKNICISTIIVYNINSQIIYKSNHNNLNIENAYLINTNNLQKGIYYLKIITKNSVINKSFICE comes from the coding sequence ATGAGAATAATATTTTTAGTATTTTATATAATTATATATGTTTTTTCTGTAAATTTTTTATATTCCCAATCCCTTCCGGTTGGTATGACAGAATATGAAAAAGAAATATTACCGGAATATATAAAAACCATAAAATCATCAAAAGGTATAACAACCCCTCCAGTTTCACCTGTTCGTACACCGGCTGAATGGGAAGAAATGGATGCAATTGTTATTTCATGGCAGTCATATTCTACTGTTTTAACCGAAATAGTACGAAATGCAAGGGAAGAATGTGCTGTTTATATTGTTTGTGATGATTCAAATTCTGTAAAAACCACTCTATCTAATGCTGGTGTTAATTTAGAAAACACATTTTATATTGAAGAAGCATCAAATACAGTTTGGATAAGAGATTACGGACCAAATTCTGTATATACTAATGATATTGATTCATTATTAATAGTTGACTGGGTATATAATCGTCCAAGACCGGATGATGATGCAATTCCTTCGTTTGTAGCTGATGAAATTGGTGTTCCTTTATATGAAACAATTCAAGCTCCATACAAGCTTGTGCATACAGGTGGAAATTTTATGTCTGATGGTTTTGGAACAGGATTTTCGTCAAATCTGATATTAGATGAGAATAGTCCTGGCGGAGGTTGGGGACAGGATTTAACTGAAGCTGAGATAGATACAATAATGAAAAAATTTATGGGTATCAACCGTTATATAAAAATGACAAATTTGCCATACGATGGGATACATCATATTGACATGCACATAAAATTACTTGATGAAGAAACACTTCTTGTGGGAGAATACCCCGAAGGAGTTGCTGATGGTCCCCAGATTGAAGAAAATCTCGAATATGTTCTTAATAATTTCAATAGTGTTTTCGGAACGCCATATAAAGTGGTCAGGATACCAATGCCTCCCGATGCTTATGGAGATTATCCCGATGAGTATGGCGATTACAGAACATATACAAATTCACTTATAATAAACAAAACCGTTTTAGTACCTACATACGAAGAACAATATGACACAACTGCTTTACGAATTTATCAGGAAGCAATGCCCGGATATAATATAGTTGGTATTGATTGTAACTCAACAATTTCTGCAAGCGGTGCAATACATTGTATTAGTCATGAAATTGGAAGCAAAAACCCTTTACTTATTTCACATCAGGAACTTGAAAATGTTACCGAAGGTCATACTCCTGATAGTATCAGAGCAAAAATATTACATCGTGATGGCATAGAAAGCGCAAGTATCTTTTATAAAACGCAAACTATGGGAGAATTTCAGGAAATTTCTATGGTTTTTTCTGACCCTGAAAACAATACATGGGCAGGATTTATTTCAGGAATTGATGTCGGCTCAACTGTAAATTATTATATATGGGCAAAGTCAAATACAGGAAAAACACAAGTCAGACCAATTACTGCTCCTGACGGATATTGGACTTATACTTTAGTTTACAATCATCCTCCTGTAGCTAATGCAGGAAATAATCAGGAAGTTACCGAAGGATATACAGTCAATTTGAATGGTAACGGCTCTTATGACCCCGAAGGTGAAAACCTTACTTATTCGTGGATTTCGCATGAAGAAATAACTCTTTCAGATACTTCTGTTGTAAATCCTGGTTTTATTGCTTGCCAGGTTAGTTCTACTACAACATATTTTGTTAGTTTGACTGTAAGCGATGGAGTAAAAACATCAGAACCTGATACTGCTTTTATCACAATTAATCCTAATCAACCACCTGTTGCAAATGCAGGAATTAACCAGGCAATAACAGAAAATGATACAGTCTATCTTAATGGCAATGATTCTTATGACCCTGAAGATGAAGATATTACATATTCATGGATTGTACCCGAAACAATAAATCTTTCAGATACATCTATTGTAAATCCTGAATTTATTGCTCCCGAAGTTGATATTAGTACAATTTTTGAAATAATTTTAATTGTAAATGATGGCAATTCATCATCAGAACCCGATACGGTTTTTATTACAGTTAATCCTAATCAACCACCTGTTGCAAGCGCAGGTATTGACCAGACAATAACAGAAAATGATACAGTCTATCTTAATGGCAGCAATTCTTATGACCCTGAAGGTGATGGTATTACATATTCATGGATTGTTCCTGAAATAATAAATCTTTCAGATACATCTGTTGTAAATCCTGAATTTATTGCTCCCGAAGTTGATATTAGTACAATTTTTGAAATAATTTTAATTGTAAATGACGGCAATTCATCATCAGAACCCGATACTGTCCTGATAACAGTTAATGATACTGTTATTAATCAAGCTCCTGTAGCTAATGCAGGGAATTCTTTAACAACACCCGAAGGGTTTCTCGTTGAACTTGATGGAAGTTTATCATATGATCCTGATGGTGACAGCATTACATATTCATGGATTGTGCCTGAAGCAATAAATCTTTCAGATACATCTGTTGTAAATCCTGAATTTATTGCTCCCGAAGTTGATATTAGTACAATTTTTGAAATAATTTTAATTGTAAATGATGGCAATTTATCATCAGAACCCGATACGGTTCTTATTACAGTTAATGACACTGTTATTAATCAAGCTCCTGTAGCTGATGCAGGCAATTCTTTAACAACATCCGAAGGATTTCAAGTTGTTCTTGACGGTAGCTTATCATATGACCCTGATAGTGATAGTATTACATATTTATGGATAGCTCCTGGTGAAATTAATTTATCTGATACTACATCTGTTTCACCATCTTTTATTGCCCCTGATGTTGATTCAATAAAAATATTTTTTGTTATTTTAACAGTTAACGATGGTTTATTACAATCTGAACCTGATACAGTTGAAATTACTATTAATATTAATCAACTTCCGATTGCTAATGCAGGTAATGACCAGATAGTTAATGAAGAAAATTTAGTAAATCTTAATGGTTCAGAATCTTATGACCCCGAAGAAAAAGAATTGATTTTTAACTGGTCAGCACCGGAAGGAATAATATTAACAGATGATAATACTTCAACACCATCATTTTATGCACCAATGGTAAATCAGGATTCTATTATTGTATTAAAATTATTTGTTAATGATGGATTTCAAAACTCAGTTACAGATACAATATTAGTAAATATTAAAAATATTACCGGTATTAATTCTTTAGACATTTCAGAAAATTTGATTATTTATCCAAATCCAAATAATGGCAATTTCTATATTAAGTCTTTAGACAAAAATATTTGTATTTCAACAATAATTGTTTACAATATTAATTCGCAAATTATTTATAAGTCGAACCATAATAATTTGAATATTGAAAATGCTTACTTAATAAATACGAATAATTTGCAAAAAGGGATTTATTATTTAAAAATAATAACTAAAAATTCTGTCATAAATAAGAGTTTTATTTGTGAATAA
- a CDS encoding DUF1987 domain-containing protein, which translates to MEIIKIEGTEDTPLIILDNINNVFRIIGTSTPENVIEFYAPVVDWINKIENTLSGELICEFYFKYLSSSSHKIIYDILNKLEILAKKGHEITILWKFLIIDEDMQEVGEDFSELVNLPFQFVSIDV; encoded by the coding sequence TTGGAAATAATTAAAATAGAAGGAACCGAAGATACTCCATTAATTATTCTGGATAACATTAATAATGTATTTAGAATTATTGGTACTTCAACACCTGAAAATGTAATTGAATTTTATGCACCGGTTGTTGATTGGATAAATAAAATTGAAAATACTCTTAGTGGAGAATTAATTTGCGAATTTTATTTTAAGTATCTTAGTAGCTCATCTCATAAAATTATTTATGATATTTTAAATAAGCTGGAAATTTTAGCTAAAAAAGGACATGAAATCACAATTTTATGGAAATTTTTAATTATAGATGAAGATATGCAAGAAGTCGGCGAAGATTTTTCTGAATTAGTAAACCTCCCTTTTCAATTTGTTTCTATTGATGTTTAA